The Vanessa atalanta chromosome 7, ilVanAtal1.2, whole genome shotgun sequence genomic interval cgttatattgaattaaatattggtACCAACACATTAaggacttttattttttaatgcacTTACCTAATAAATTACACGTAAAGCAATAATTAGACGGCGTTAACCAATAGCTTTACGAGTTGACAAATGAGAAGTGTGGACGGTCAGCATTACCATCCGtgtgaatctttttttttaaactactgaaaaataaaataaattggtgtCCAGTATTTGTATCTCATAGCTTGCATGCatgactattataatattattaatttctcaaaACATTTCACTGTATATATCTAATCAGTTAGTATCTATAAAAGTATGACTTGTTttcttatatagtttttaatgaaatgtttGTAAAACAATGAAACTGTTTAAGAATAATGAAATTACTTATGAAAAGTTTTAGAGTGTTTAAAGTTTCTCgagtataaaagaaatatatgttCGTGTTCAGTTTGTTTAATCccaacaataaattatattaacattttatatattttgtatgtaaaacaatctgtaaaattgtaacaataaaatgtatgaatgTCAACATTGTAAACTGATTTATCCTGACGATACCTTAACTGTGGTCACCAAAGTATTTGAGTCTCGTATTTTTACTACCAACTTCTCATAGCTTTACACACTTTTTGTGTCATACGTCGTTATAACCGTCTCAATAAAAATAGTCtataaaataccataaaaaatagacATCTAACATATTTTCGTTTCGTTGTTTCATTATTAGCGTCAACGAGTACTGTAGAAATATTTGAACAGTCTGTCTGAAGTAAGTAGAACATATTTTCATTACCACGACACCCctatgtcattaaaatatactaatgttCTTAGAAATATGTGTTCCCTGTGTAATTCTTCCCAAAATTGCATTCTTTCATGAAATGGATTTCGACCTTTTGTTAACTCTAAACCTATACTTAggtaatttaaagtattttcatttGCTACAGGGTCCCACGTTATTTGTAACAAGGGGTCATTGTCATCAGGAGTAGGATTTCTGAAAAAAGATAAAGGTAAAGCAAAAAATGAGGGATGAACAGAAAAagtgtttataatatacaaattacacTTCGAACTTACCCATGTGTGGCAAAATTGGTCCACATTTTAATGACCCTGTTTCTGGTTTTTACTGAGTCACGGCTTCCTTTGCAAATGGGCATACCAGGTCTCCTTATACGGAACAAATAAGGTAGTTCCCCTGAGTGACCAATAGAGTTTAGGAAGCTAAGTTCCTTAGGTACACACCACTCGCCAGCGTAGTTGACGATATAGTAATAGATTGGACACTCGGGTGCAATTTGACTGTGCATTTGAACagttttattgacataaaataagaaattaaagtcACTGAGTAGTTGTAGATATTGCGCTCTCGTGTGCTCGTTTAAGCTTTCTGTTCCTTCAAAGTAAAAGTTCAGTAGTTTGTGACCAATCTTTTTCGACAAATCTGTATCAAGAGCGAGATATTTCGGCACGAGCAAAGAGATGTcttgattaaatttttcaaagtcTTCATAAAAGTCATGCTGGAAATGTTGCAGCACTGCGGCTTCAGTGTTATTGCTCCCGATAATTATtggaactttattaaaattaccagACTTCAGTATGATTGATGGAGTTCTGCTTAAAAATACTGGTTGTCCTTCAAACTCCTTTTCAATACATGGTTTGAACAACGAATCAAAAGTGACGTCTCCGTCCATCggcattgataatttt includes:
- the LOC125065482 gene encoding juvenile hormone esterase-like produces the protein MENIPDDCKCIVETKDGPICGYVDRREEGTYYKFKRIPYAKPPLHNLRFMPPTLGKPWTNVLDCTQDAPVPLSINLDEVIVGSEDCLYIEVSSPNIKPKKLMPVMFWIGSFNYVYYCDEVFDPTLINNQDIVFVRCGFRLGPMGFLSINEFNAPGNIGLKDIVMALKWVQNNISIFGGDPNNVTLFGSSTGGSTVHFMILSPMTTGLFHKAIIQSSTALNRWSLEKNPTHAVTGLAKELGITKTDKIEIVEELKTVPAIDIMEGNLKLSMPMDGDVTFDSLFKPCIEKEFEGQPVFLSRTPSIILKSGNFNKVPIIIGSNNTEAAVLQHFQHDFYEDFEKFNQDISLLVPKYLALDTDLSKKIGHKLLNFYFEGTESLNEHTRAQYLQLLSDFNFLFYVNKTVQMHSQIAPECPIYYYIVNYAGEWCVPKELSFLNSIGHSGELPYLFRIRRPGMPICKGSRDSVKTRNRVIKMWTNFATHGNPTPDDNDPLLQITWDPVANENTLNYLSIGLELTKGRNPFHERMQFWEELHREHIFLRTLVYFNDIGVSW